In Euphorbia lathyris chromosome 10, ddEupLath1.1, whole genome shotgun sequence, a single genomic region encodes these proteins:
- the LOC136208802 gene encoding uncharacterized protein, producing the protein MAGGVNKKISASSARAHTRRASQNSSFKLPSGIFTKALLVFIVGILAWGYQAIQPPPTKICGSPGGPSITGPRIKLRDGRYLAYKEHGVSKDVAKYKIVFLHGFCSSRHDPFVENHLSPEFAEQLGVYIVNFDRPGYGESDPHPSRTLKSLTSDIEDLADQLGFGSKFYIIGYSMGGELTWSCLKYIPHRLAGVLLLTPVTNYWWPGFPANLSTEGFREMLPPDQWAVRVAHYIPWLSYWWNTQKWFPSSTVIANNPDLLSQQDKQIASKFDRKSKFSGYARQQGEAESIHRDAVIAFGNWEFDPMDMENPFPNNEASVHLWQGDEDLMVPVKLQRYIAQRLPWIHYHELPGSGHLFPFIDGMFDKMIRLMLTGE; encoded by the exons ATGGCAGGAGGTGTGAACAAGAAGATCTCTGCGAGTTCTGCTAGAGCTCATACTAGAAGAGCTAGCCAAAACAGCTCTTTCAAGCTTCCTTCAG GGATCTTTACGAAAGCATTGTTGGTTTTCATTGTGGGGATTTTGGCATGGGGTTATCAGGCGATACAACCTCCTCCAACCAAGATATGTGGCTCTCCAGGTGGACCTTCTATTACAGGACCAAGAATAAAGCTTAGAGATGGGAGGTATTTGGCCTACAAAGAGCATGGTGTCTCAAAAGATGTGGCCAAATATAAGATCGTATTTCTCCATGGTTTTTGTTCTTCTAGGCACGATCCTTTCGTTGAAAATCATCTTTCACCG GAATTTGCCGAACAATTAGGGGTCTATATTGTGAACTTTGACAGACCGGGTTATGGAGAGAGTGATCCTCATCCAAGTCGAACATTGAAAAGCTTAACTTCAGATATTGAAGACCTTGCGGATCAATTGGGATTTGGATCTAAGTTCTACATAATTGGGTATTCCATGGGTGGTGAGTTGACTTGGAGCTGTCTTAAGTACATCCCTCATAG GTTAGCAGGGGTATTGCTATTAACTCCAGTTACCAACTACTGGTGGCCTGGTTTTCCTGCTAATTTATCGACAGAAGGCTTCCGCGAAATGTTACCACCAGATCAGTGGGCAGTTCGTGTTGCCCATTACATTCCTTGGCTATCCTATTGGTGGAATACTCAAAAGTGGTTCCCTAGTTCTACTGTTATAGCTAACAATCCTGATCTTCTTTCCCAGCAAGACAAACAGATTGCGTCTAAGTTTGAtagaaaatcaaaattttcg GGATATGCAAGACAACAAGGAGAAGCTGAATCCATTCATCGTGACGCAGTGATTGCATTTGGGAATTGGGAATTTGATCCTATGGATATGGAGAATCcatttccaaataatgaagctTCTGTTCATCTATGGCAAGGAGATGAGGATCTCATGGTGCCTGTTAAGTTGCAACGATACATCGCGCAGCGGCTTCCCTGGATTCATTATCATGAACTACCAGGTTCTGGTCATCTATTTCCTTTCATTGATGGAATGTTTGACAAAATGATAAGGTTAATGTTAACTGGAGAATAG